From one Caldithrix abyssi DSM 13497 genomic stretch:
- the csm5 gene encoding type III-A CRISPR-associated RAMP protein Csm5: protein MNSTKIVFDCRLKTLTPVHVGSGKNYLRNADFEIFQNLLTVYDSHRLQKKIEQADPSIKDAYFKELQTEGPSLYKFFRRVGWQSNEFVRYRLPVDSININEIKSQLRSGLGVPLIPGSSIKGALRTALWGYLLEQAPDARQIDRLLPQSREVRDKYAAQKVEKYLFGDHPQNDWLRALQVEDAAFEKEELALFQVKILTRTRQGYAFKLLGKERKNLSRERARQATSIVLEALGADALSQTTRVVLDRFLLEHEKFKPTPFSLPSADEFWPRVHAHFLKLAEGEKDFFEEMEFREVKRFYERSILERKFAENEYLVRLSWGGGWRFMTGDWLTPAQKEMVRRIYNLGKGEAEDFPKTRRLVVQNDLPSVPPGWATITVKAVRAV, encoded by the coding sequence ATGAATTCCACTAAAATCGTTTTTGACTGTCGCCTAAAAACCCTGACACCCGTGCATGTGGGTAGCGGAAAGAACTACCTGCGCAACGCCGATTTCGAAATATTTCAAAACCTGCTAACCGTTTACGATAGCCACCGCCTGCAAAAGAAGATCGAACAGGCCGATCCGTCGATTAAAGACGCCTATTTCAAAGAGCTGCAAACGGAAGGTCCGTCGTTGTACAAATTTTTCCGCAGGGTGGGCTGGCAGAGCAATGAATTTGTGCGCTACCGGTTGCCTGTGGATTCTATTAATATAAATGAGATCAAAAGTCAGTTGCGCAGCGGGCTGGGCGTTCCGCTGATTCCCGGCAGCTCGATTAAAGGCGCGCTGCGCACCGCCCTGTGGGGCTATTTGCTGGAGCAGGCGCCGGACGCCAGGCAGATCGATCGCCTTTTACCGCAGAGCAGAGAGGTTAGGGATAAATACGCGGCGCAAAAGGTGGAAAAATATTTGTTTGGCGACCATCCTCAGAACGACTGGCTGCGCGCCCTGCAGGTGGAGGATGCGGCTTTTGAAAAGGAAGAGCTGGCTCTTTTTCAGGTTAAGATTTTAACGCGCACGCGCCAGGGTTACGCTTTTAAACTGCTGGGCAAAGAGCGTAAAAATTTGTCGCGCGAGCGGGCGCGGCAGGCCACTTCTATTGTGCTGGAGGCGCTGGGCGCGGACGCTTTGTCGCAAACAACGAGGGTTGTTTTAGACCGCTTTTTGCTGGAGCACGAAAAATTTAAGCCCACGCCCTTTTCTTTACCTTCGGCGGATGAGTTCTGGCCGCGGGTGCACGCCCATTTTTTGAAGTTAGCGGAAGGCGAAAAGGACTTTTTTGAGGAAATGGAGTTCAGGGAAGTGAAACGGTTTTACGAACGCTCCATTCTGGAAAGAAAATTTGCCGAAAACGAGTATCTGGTTCGTTTGAGCTGGGGCGGCGGCTGGCGCTTTATGACCGGCGACTGGTTGACGCCCGCACAAAAGGAAATGGTGCGCCGTATTTACAATCTGGGAAAAGGAGAGGCGGAGGATTTTCCGAAAACGCGGCGTTTAGTCGTACAAAACGATCTGCCGAGTGTGCCGCCGGGCTGGGCCACCATAACGGTGAAAGCAGTTAGGGCGGTTTAA
- the csm4 gene encoding type III-A CRISPR-associated RAMP protein Csm4, which produces MNYAIFRLTFETPLRIGEEGIGAEKLVPYVPSDTLWGALVSAHFTLGLPFDFDDLPFYLSSAFPFFKERLFFPPPLGALDYLLDGLDETQPGRLKDLKKIKYVDQKLFEALINGRQPALKELHFYATQREFLTLEEIDGLQKGPLFGIYERPRVTVDRFTGSGAEGQIFYFSQMTFAKGAGLFFLAEFKDERARRHFEAALRLLADEGLGSDRTVGRGFFRFESAEMELDAPQQSAFFTTLSLYFPQPTEVEELLESGARFKLARRKGYAAHFQARGKRLGQTLMFGEGSLFKRPAGAMRFPGTNPVVLQKDALPDVPFNVYRYGRAFDIPTIIAKEAP; this is translated from the coding sequence ATGAACTACGCCATTTTTCGTTTAACCTTTGAAACGCCGCTGCGCATTGGCGAAGAGGGCATCGGCGCCGAAAAACTGGTGCCCTACGTGCCATCGGACACCCTTTGGGGGGCGCTGGTTAGCGCGCACTTTACCCTGGGGCTGCCGTTCGATTTTGACGATTTGCCCTTTTACCTTAGCTCGGCCTTTCCCTTTTTTAAGGAGCGTCTTTTTTTTCCGCCGCCTCTGGGCGCGCTGGATTATTTGCTGGATGGTCTGGATGAAACGCAGCCGGGGCGCTTGAAAGATCTTAAAAAGATTAAATATGTGGATCAAAAGTTGTTTGAGGCCCTGATCAACGGGCGGCAGCCGGCGCTAAAAGAACTGCATTTTTACGCTACGCAGCGAGAGTTTTTAACGCTGGAAGAGATTGACGGACTGCAAAAAGGCCCCTTGTTTGGCATTTACGAACGGCCGCGCGTGACGGTGGACCGCTTTACGGGCAGCGGCGCAGAGGGGCAAATTTTCTACTTTTCGCAAATGACCTTTGCTAAAGGGGCCGGCCTCTTTTTTCTGGCCGAATTTAAAGACGAGCGCGCCCGACGCCATTTTGAAGCGGCGTTGCGTCTTTTAGCCGACGAAGGCCTGGGCTCCGATCGTACGGTGGGGCGCGGCTTTTTCCGTTTTGAAAGCGCTGAAATGGAACTGGACGCGCCGCAGCAAAGCGCCTTTTTTACCACCCTGTCGCTTTACTTTCCGCAACCGACGGAAGTGGAAGAACTGTTGGAGTCCGGCGCGCGTTTTAAGCTGGCGCGTCGCAAAGGATACGCCGCCCATTTTCAGGCGCGCGGAAAACGGCTAGGCCAGACGCTGATGTTTGGCGAGGGCTCGCTTTTTAAACGGCCTGCGGGCGCGATGCGCTTTCCTGGAACGAATCCTGTGGTTTTGCAAAAAGACGCGCTGCCGGACGTGCCGTTTAACGTTTACCGCTACGGCCGGGCCTTTGATATTCCCACCATCATTGCAAAGGAGGCGCCATGA
- the csm3 gene encoding type III-A CRISPR-associated RAMP protein Csm3: MAENKAILSKKIFIRGEIQARTGLHIGGSSLGMSIGGADSVVIRDPISNEPYIPGSSLKGKMRSLLEKLEGQFYIKNGDYLPSKDVNHRIGKVFGVSADKETESTPTRLIVRDAHLSNADALADAENTDMPFTEIKTEVTIDRLTSKANPRQIERVPAGALFEMEMVVNVYEEDDEEELLNTVFDALKLVQDDYLGGNGTRGYGKVCFTVRQLTYKDRKAYLENGTEKEMDFEVPAELKGE; this comes from the coding sequence ATGGCTGAAAACAAAGCAATTTTAAGCAAAAAGATCTTTATTCGCGGCGAAATTCAAGCCCGCACCGGTTTGCACATTGGCGGTTCTTCGTTAGGTATGTCCATTGGCGGGGCGGATTCGGTGGTGATTCGCGATCCAATTAGCAACGAACCGTACATTCCCGGCTCTTCATTAAAAGGCAAAATGCGCTCCCTGCTGGAAAAGCTGGAAGGCCAGTTCTACATCAAAAACGGCGATTATTTACCGAGCAAAGACGTGAATCATCGCATTGGAAAGGTGTTTGGCGTTTCGGCTGATAAGGAAACGGAATCGACGCCTACGCGTTTGATTGTGCGCGACGCGCATCTGAGCAATGCCGACGCGCTGGCCGATGCCGAAAACACCGACATGCCCTTTACCGAGATCAAAACCGAGGTGACCATCGATCGCCTGACTTCCAAAGCTAATCCGCGCCAGATCGAACGCGTGCCGGCCGGTGCGCTGTTTGAGATGGAAATGGTGGTCAATGTGTACGAAGAAGACGACGAGGAGGAATTGTTAAACACGGTGTTTGACGCCTTAAAGCTGGTGCAGGACGATTACCTGGGCGGAAACGGCACGCGCGGTTACGGCAAGGTGTGTTTTACGGTGCGGCAGTTGACCTACAAAGATAGGAAAGCCTATCTGGAAAACGGAACGGAAAAAGAGATGGACTTTGAGGTTCCCGCAGAATTAAAGGGAGAATAG
- the csm2 gene encoding type III-A CRISPR-associated protein Csm2: MEPLTFKTDWIKIGGASKEFVDFANQFGRVLKNGRLTSSQFRNFYSTLKTIEMKGFKNTKTKFYMLKPLLAYGQARQGSRGYGEFKKVMDQCLDFIMNAEEDKQEHYFKNFCRIVEAILAYHRAHGGN, encoded by the coding sequence ATGGAGCCATTAACATTTAAAACCGATTGGATTAAAATTGGCGGCGCCAGTAAAGAATTTGTGGATTTTGCGAATCAATTCGGACGCGTTCTGAAAAACGGCCGCTTAACTAGTTCTCAGTTCAGAAATTTTTACAGCACCCTTAAAACAATTGAGATGAAAGGTTTTAAGAATACCAAAACAAAATTTTACATGCTTAAACCTTTGCTGGCGTATGGACAGGCCCGTCAGGGCTCCAGAGGTTACGGCGAGTTTAAAAAGGTGATGGATCAATGCCTTGATTTTATTATGAACGCCGAAGAAGATAAGCAAGAGCATTACTTTAAAAACTTTTGTCGTATTGTGGAAGCCATTCTGGCCTATCACCGCGCGCACGGCGGAAATTAA
- the cas10 gene encoding type III-A CRISPR-associated protein Cas10/Csm1, with protein MVKDIVLAGLLHDVGKFAERGSPQEFSFSDAEAARFQWAHAAATEKFLRTRIQWDGSRQPPWFNYAAMHHKPSDSSPMEWMIAEADRLSSGMERASYAADEREGGTQKFKTPLKPVTEFVALEDDGQAIEGRYYLPLRALQPDEANAFPREAPESLDLRDDYQALFRQFDAEFEKLLRHDIDQKIDTLYFLLQKFWWAVPSTTRKRDFPDVSLFEHAKTTAALASCLYVFHKADNTLNDVEKIKNRAQKKFLLFSGDLGGIQNFIYQISSKGAYSLLKGRSFYIQILSDLAAEHFAEALGLTRVNIIYSSGGKFYLLLPNTPQTIETITGVSQAVNEDLFDKFSGAIHLRSAFTELSGDDLMLKNGRLWQKWEAVNRGLQRQAQQPFITLLKNRQKYKDYFGPGKGDLKTCDACHGEAEERELKTINNAQLCPVCVELLKKGEQLKKARYLVLTREKKAGSKFDLFLGKRIYLHQKLDTEWLQKLKSGDQIFQFNDTCYDALFENEWFKNRLPKERLGAADLARFQLGFKHYGGTRKLDATFDEIAGRGQTGFEKLGVLRMDVDNLGMIFSRGLRHYRVKSAEGEGNGHFYSLARLTTLSGQLSLFFSGYLNQLIADEEAARCAIVYAGGDDLFIVGAWDVVMEKALEIRKKFAAFTCYNPAFTMSGGLTITGGKFPIYKSAEYAGQAEETAKKFSVHGLSKNAFTAFGLPLSWNEWFELENLKEQILQNIQKADGRYDRALVNHLWRIVEEYQKRYLELQRQSFNAAQIKNLARHERWLWRMVYDLTRFKERNRSLSPLIDELMRLLAGDEREKAGARPFIELLPTLTQWVDYLTR; from the coding sequence ATGGTTAAAGACATTGTGCTTGCCGGTTTGCTGCACGACGTGGGCAAGTTTGCCGAGAGAGGAAGCCCGCAGGAGTTTTCTTTTTCGGACGCGGAAGCGGCGCGTTTTCAATGGGCTCACGCGGCGGCAACCGAAAAATTTTTAAGGACGCGGATTCAATGGGACGGTTCGCGTCAGCCGCCCTGGTTCAACTACGCGGCCATGCATCACAAACCATCGGACAGCAGTCCCATGGAATGGATGATTGCCGAGGCCGATCGTCTGTCTTCTGGCATGGAACGGGCCTCGTACGCCGCAGACGAGCGCGAAGGCGGGACGCAAAAGTTCAAAACCCCGCTTAAACCGGTAACCGAATTTGTGGCTCTGGAGGATGACGGCCAGGCCATCGAAGGGCGGTATTACTTACCGCTGCGCGCCCTGCAACCCGACGAGGCGAACGCCTTTCCGCGCGAGGCGCCGGAAAGTCTTGATTTGAGAGACGATTATCAGGCCCTGTTCCGCCAGTTCGATGCGGAATTTGAAAAACTGCTCAGGCACGATATCGACCAAAAGATCGACACCCTGTATTTTCTGCTGCAAAAGTTCTGGTGGGCGGTACCTTCCACCACGCGCAAACGGGATTTCCCGGACGTTAGCCTGTTTGAACACGCTAAAACCACGGCCGCGCTGGCCAGTTGCCTGTACGTTTTTCACAAAGCGGACAACACGCTGAACGACGTAGAAAAGATTAAGAATCGCGCGCAAAAGAAATTTTTGTTGTTTAGCGGCGACCTGGGCGGTATTCAGAACTTTATTTACCAGATCTCTTCTAAAGGCGCCTATTCGCTGCTCAAGGGCCGTTCGTTTTACATTCAGATTTTAAGCGATCTGGCAGCCGAACACTTTGCCGAGGCGCTGGGGCTGACGCGTGTGAACATCATCTATTCCAGCGGCGGAAAATTTTACCTGCTGCTGCCCAACACGCCGCAAACCATCGAAACCATTACGGGCGTTAGTCAGGCGGTTAACGAAGACCTGTTCGACAAATTTAGCGGGGCGATCCATTTACGCAGCGCCTTTACCGAACTGAGCGGCGATGATTTGATGTTGAAAAACGGTCGTCTGTGGCAAAAATGGGAGGCGGTGAACCGCGGTTTGCAGCGCCAGGCGCAGCAACCGTTTATTACCCTGTTGAAAAACCGTCAAAAATACAAAGATTATTTCGGGCCTGGCAAAGGCGATTTGAAAACCTGCGACGCCTGCCACGGCGAGGCCGAAGAGCGCGAACTGAAAACGATCAACAACGCGCAGCTTTGCCCGGTGTGCGTTGAGCTTTTGAAAAAGGGCGAACAACTGAAAAAGGCCAGATATCTGGTGCTGACGCGCGAAAAAAAGGCCGGCAGCAAGTTCGATCTCTTTTTGGGCAAAAGAATTTATTTACACCAGAAGCTGGATACCGAATGGTTGCAAAAGTTGAAAAGCGGCGATCAGATATTTCAATTTAACGACACCTGTTACGACGCGCTTTTTGAAAACGAATGGTTCAAAAATCGCCTGCCCAAAGAACGGCTGGGAGCGGCTGATCTGGCCCGTTTTCAGCTTGGTTTTAAACACTACGGCGGCACGCGCAAGCTGGACGCCACCTTTGACGAAATTGCCGGTCGCGGTCAAACGGGCTTCGAAAAGCTGGGCGTTTTGCGCATGGATGTGGACAACCTGGGTATGATCTTTAGCAGGGGGTTACGCCATTACCGTGTTAAAAGCGCAGAGGGCGAAGGAAACGGCCATTTTTACTCCCTGGCGCGTCTGACCACCCTCAGCGGCCAGCTCAGCCTGTTTTTTAGCGGCTATTTGAATCAGCTGATTGCGGATGAGGAAGCGGCGCGTTGCGCCATTGTGTACGCTGGCGGCGACGATTTGTTCATTGTGGGCGCCTGGGATGTGGTTATGGAAAAAGCGCTGGAAATCCGCAAAAAGTTTGCCGCCTTTACCTGTTACAATCCGGCCTTTACCATGTCTGGCGGCCTGACCATCACTGGCGGCAAGTTTCCCATCTACAAATCCGCAGAATACGCCGGGCAGGCCGAAGAGACGGCCAAGAAATTTAGCGTCCATGGGCTGAGCAAAAACGCCTTTACAGCCTTTGGTTTGCCTTTAAGCTGGAATGAATGGTTTGAACTGGAAAACCTTAAAGAGCAAATCCTGCAAAACATTCAAAAAGCCGACGGACGGTACGACCGCGCTCTGGTCAATCACCTGTGGCGCATTGTGGAAGAGTACCAGAAACGCTACCTGGAACTGCAACGCCAGAGCTTTAACGCGGCGCAGATCAAAAACCTGGCGCGTCACGAACGCTGGTTATGGCGCATGGTTTACGACTTAACGCGCTTTAAAGAGCGCAACCGGTCGTTAAGTCCCTTAATCGATGAGCTGATGCGCCTTTTGGCCGGCGATGAGCGGGAAAAAGCCGGCGCGCGCCCCTTCATCGAACTTTTGCCGACCTTAACGCAATGGGTAGATTATTTAACCAGATAA
- the cas6 gene encoding CRISPR system precrRNA processing endoribonuclease RAMP protein Cas6 — MSWQLAYQTMEMALHFEKPVIFNRHPVFYFRSLLGKELFYLICPFRSRMCERCTLRFKCAYSFVFESPVTRDNPVLYGRNFASHPFVMSSDVGESQSTERLNLKMILIGQAAEYIPIIFWSFIRAGETGIFKNRVRYKIDELKINGQPSFKDEKLNLPGGPYHWQLLEEETIKKGKLFLEFLTPVRFKKDGRYLKEMSVEDVLQAAKRRMEILVGTYGAKDFVRMPFPQIEVFSENAQMQWKDYVRWSARQKRQMRLGGVVGILSVEGQFSAMALSLLKGAEIFHVGKNTSFGLGKIKVTFVEGEVHG; from the coding sequence ATGAGCTGGCAACTTGCGTATCAAACCATGGAAATGGCTTTGCACTTCGAAAAACCTGTAATTTTTAACAGACATCCTGTGTTTTATTTTCGTTCGTTGTTAGGCAAGGAGCTTTTTTATCTGATCTGTCCCTTTCGCTCCAGGATGTGCGAAAGGTGCACACTGCGTTTTAAATGCGCTTACTCGTTTGTGTTTGAATCGCCGGTTACGCGCGACAATCCGGTTCTGTACGGCCGCAATTTCGCCTCGCATCCCTTTGTGATGTCCAGCGACGTTGGGGAAAGCCAGTCCACGGAGCGTTTGAATCTAAAAATGATTTTAATCGGCCAGGCGGCGGAATACATTCCCATTATTTTCTGGAGTTTTATTCGCGCAGGAGAAACGGGCATTTTTAAAAACAGGGTGCGCTACAAAATCGACGAACTGAAGATTAACGGGCAGCCGTCGTTTAAGGACGAAAAGCTAAATCTGCCTGGCGGCCCTTACCACTGGCAGCTTTTGGAAGAAGAAACCATAAAAAAAGGCAAATTATTTTTGGAATTTTTGACGCCTGTACGCTTTAAAAAAGATGGAAGGTATTTAAAGGAGATGAGCGTGGAAGATGTTTTACAGGCGGCCAAACGGCGGATGGAGATTTTAGTGGGAACGTACGGCGCTAAAGATTTTGTGCGCATGCCCTTTCCGCAGATCGAAGTGTTCTCTGAAAACGCGCAGATGCAGTGGAAGGACTACGTGCGCTGGTCGGCGCGGCAAAAGCGGCAGATGCGTCTGGGCGGCGTGGTAGGCATTTTATCTGTGGAGGGGCAATTCTCGGCTATGGCGCTTTCTTTGTTAAAGGGCGCCGAAATTTTTCATGTGGGTAAAAACACCAGCTTTGGATTGGGCAAAATAAAAGTCACCTTTGTGGAAGGAGAAGTTCATGGTTAA
- the nadD gene encoding nicotinate-nucleotide adenylyltransferase produces the protein MSRSSPALATKLGLFGGTFDPIHHGHLIIAEWIASELGLERVIFIPVAEHPFGKRERITPAFHRLEMVQRALDDFPHFVLSDVEIRRGGVSYTIDTLSYFKQTWPLAELYFFIGGDNLAEFHRWREYKTLLKMARFVVYDRPGGELPAHLPKEKFLFVKAPLIEISSSLIRQRIKTGLPCRSLLPPPVWRYIEEHQLYGYREAGDSGFRRARPE, from the coding sequence ATGAGCAGGTCTTCTCCGGCTCTGGCAACTAAGCTTGGTCTGTTTGGTGGCACCTTTGATCCCATCCATCACGGCCACCTGATCATTGCCGAATGGATCGCCAGCGAGCTCGGATTGGAGCGCGTCATTTTCATCCCTGTGGCCGAACATCCTTTTGGAAAAAGAGAGCGTATTACACCAGCTTTCCACCGGCTGGAAATGGTTCAGCGGGCTCTTGATGATTTTCCCCATTTTGTCCTTTCGGACGTTGAAATCAGACGCGGCGGCGTTTCTTACACCATTGATACGCTAAGTTACTTTAAGCAAACCTGGCCCCTGGCAGAATTGTATTTTTTCATTGGCGGCGATAATTTAGCCGAATTCCACCGCTGGAGGGAGTATAAAACGCTTTTAAAAATGGCTCGCTTTGTGGTGTACGATCGGCCGGGGGGTGAACTGCCCGCACATTTGCCGAAAGAAAAATTTTTGTTTGTTAAAGCTCCGCTAATTGAAATATCATCTTCTTTAATCCGCCAGCGCATCAAAACGGGTTTACCCTGCCGCAGCCTGTTGCCTCCGCCTGTGTGGCGCTACATCGAAGAACATCAATTGTATGGTTACAGGGAGGCAGGGGATTCCGGCTTTCGCCGGGCCCGGCCGGAATGA
- a CDS encoding outer membrane protein assembly factor BamD, giving the protein MILLKKGILLLIAALLFGCAGVRPQPDWTAEQYFHYAKKLFEDENYYEASNEFTVVTLRYPGSSVADSAQFYLAESHYMMKEYLIAAAEYEKLITNMNKSKLVPLAQFKMADSYYQLSPRPELDQEYTLKAIREFQLFIEDNPTHPLKEEALKKIAELRAKLALKEFKNADIYRKMHEYKAAIIYYNQVLEDYYDTEWADDAMLGKIETYVEMGDFQSAKKEIEKFRDQFPGSPLMKKVEKLSQKIPEEKNEQVFSGSGN; this is encoded by the coding sequence ATGATCTTGTTAAAAAAAGGGATTTTACTTTTAATTGCGGCTTTATTGTTTGGCTGCGCGGGAGTCCGTCCGCAGCCGGATTGGACAGCGGAACAGTATTTTCACTACGCCAAAAAACTGTTTGAAGATGAAAATTATTACGAAGCGTCTAACGAGTTTACGGTGGTTACGCTGCGCTATCCCGGCAGCAGCGTGGCCGATAGCGCTCAATTTTATCTGGCCGAATCGCATTACATGATGAAGGAGTATTTGATCGCTGCGGCTGAATACGAAAAACTGATCACCAATATGAATAAGAGCAAATTGGTGCCGCTGGCTCAGTTCAAAATGGCGGATAGCTACTACCAGCTTTCGCCCAGACCCGAGCTGGATCAGGAGTACACCTTAAAAGCCATTCGCGAGTTTCAGCTTTTTATCGAAGACAACCCCACCCATCCTTTAAAAGAAGAGGCGTTGAAAAAGATTGCCGAATTACGCGCCAAATTGGCCTTAAAAGAATTTAAAAACGCCGATATCTACCGCAAAATGCACGAATACAAAGCGGCCATCATCTATTACAATCAGGTTCTGGAAGATTATTATGATACGGAGTGGGCTGACGACGCCATGCTCGGTAAAATCGAAACCTATGTGGAGATGGGCGATTTTCAATCCGCTAAAAAAGAAATTGAGAAATTCAGGGATCAGTTTCCGGGCAGCCCGCTGATGAAAAAGGTGGAGAAATTATCGCAAAAAATCCCTGAGGAAAAAAATGAGCAGGTCTTCTCCGGCTCTGGCAACTAA
- a CDS encoding Gfo/Idh/MocA family protein: protein MKKLRVAVVGLGKIAQIAHLPFLKKMEEVEIVAVCDVDEKKMSAILSKFKIPRWYNLFDEMIEKEEIDALHICTTNHYHYPMALMALQKGIPALIEKPIALNVADAERIAELSAKTKVPVVVGMHNRFRDDVQLLKEFLNEKELGDLFYLKAGWLKKWTRETLLTWETQKQYAGGGVLMDLGIQLIDMALYLLNKPVIRSVRMFGYNIKPQFEVEDSMLAVLETADGMSMTFETSWNLHLDHDIQYQHLFGKNGSAYLNPLRIQKVLHGNLVTVTPIAEERVRDRYLRAYERQVRHFINVVKGEEENMSSARDAVETMRIIDALYRSMKEGKEITLG, encoded by the coding sequence ATGAAAAAATTACGGGTAGCCGTGGTCGGTCTGGGTAAAATCGCTCAGATTGCGCATCTGCCATTTCTGAAAAAAATGGAAGAGGTGGAGATTGTGGCCGTTTGCGATGTGGATGAAAAAAAGATGTCCGCCATTCTCTCCAAATTTAAAATCCCCCGTTGGTACAATCTGTTCGATGAAATGATCGAAAAAGAAGAGATCGACGCCCTGCACATCTGTACCACCAACCATTACCATTATCCCATGGCCTTAATGGCGCTTCAAAAAGGGATTCCGGCGCTCATTGAAAAGCCCATCGCCTTAAATGTCGCCGATGCCGAGCGCATCGCCGAATTGTCGGCCAAAACAAAGGTGCCGGTGGTGGTCGGAATGCACAATCGCTTCCGGGATGACGTGCAGTTGTTAAAAGAATTTTTAAACGAGAAGGAGCTGGGCGATCTGTTTTATCTGAAGGCCGGCTGGTTAAAAAAGTGGACCAGAGAAACGCTTTTAACCTGGGAAACTCAAAAACAGTATGCCGGCGGCGGCGTTTTGATGGACCTGGGCATTCAGCTCATTGATATGGCCCTTTACCTGTTAAACAAGCCTGTAATCCGATCTGTGCGCATGTTCGGCTACAATATTAAACCGCAATTTGAAGTGGAAGATTCGATGCTGGCCGTTCTGGAAACGGCCGACGGCATGAGCATGACGTTCGAAACGAGCTGGAATCTGCATCTGGATCATGATATTCAATATCAGCATCTTTTCGGCAAAAACGGCTCGGCCTATTTAAATCCCCTGCGCATTCAAAAAGTTTTGCACGGCAATCTGGTTACCGTAACGCCTATTGCTGAAGAGAGAGTGCGCGATCGCTATTTACGCGCCTATGAGCGTCAGGTACGGCACTTTATTAATGTGGTTAAAGGAGAAGAAGAAAATATGTCATCGGCCCGGGACGCCGTGGAAACGATGCGAATTATTGACGCCCTTTACCGCTCCATGAAGGAAGGTAAGGAAATTACGCTGGGCTGA
- a CDS encoding prephenate dehydrogenase/arogenate dehydrogenase family protein has product MKIVISGLGLMGSSLALAIKNKRPEAEIWGFDFPSVAKQAVEKKIIDRTISEWPGQCAGADLVFLATPIQIIEKQLRELNGAIDRRTLVTDVGSTKQNVHHIVREINFSGAFVGGHPMTGSEKSGLEAANPLLYENAMYVLTGINEENKALVEGKLIPLLDEIKARVLILSPEAHDEIMAMISHLPQLIALNLVNLVGKKNDPEKPFLDLAAGGFRDLTRIASSNFAIWKDILERNQDNIKKAIKELIDLFEKQYRKIDDLSEDFHLANYYRNQIPKASKGFLHPLIDVLVYVQDQPGAIARMSNALAARGIDIRDIELLKVREKEGGVFRISFDNYQQASEAIEILNANKFRAFLRD; this is encoded by the coding sequence ATGAAGATAGTGATAAGCGGACTTGGGCTGATGGGCAGCTCGCTGGCGCTGGCCATTAAAAACAAACGCCCCGAGGCCGAAATATGGGGTTTCGATTTTCCGTCGGTGGCCAAACAGGCGGTCGAAAAAAAGATAATCGACCGAACTATAAGCGAATGGCCAGGCCAGTGCGCCGGCGCCGATCTGGTTTTTTTAGCCACGCCCATACAAATTATTGAAAAACAATTGCGCGAGTTGAACGGCGCAATCGACCGCCGAACTCTGGTGACCGATGTGGGCAGCACCAAACAAAACGTTCACCATATTGTTCGGGAAATTAATTTTAGCGGCGCTTTTGTCGGCGGGCATCCGATGACCGGCTCGGAAAAAAGCGGCCTGGAAGCGGCCAATCCTTTGCTTTACGAAAACGCCATGTATGTTCTCACCGGCATTAATGAGGAAAACAAAGCGCTGGTCGAAGGAAAATTAATCCCCCTGCTGGATGAAATAAAGGCGCGCGTGCTGATCCTTTCGCCTGAGGCGCATGATGAGATTATGGCCATGATCAGTCACCTGCCGCAGTTAATCGCGCTGAATCTGGTAAATCTGGTGGGCAAAAAAAACGATCCCGAAAAGCCGTTTCTGGACCTGGCGGCCGGCGGATTCCGGGATTTAACGCGCATCGCCAGCAGCAATTTTGCCATCTGGAAAGATATTCTGGAAAGAAATCAGGATAATATTAAAAAAGCCATTAAAGAACTGATCGACCTGTTTGAAAAACAATACCGGAAAATCGATGATCTTTCCGAGGATTTTCATCTGGCTAATTATTACCGAAATCAGATACCCAAAGCCTCCAAGGGCTTTTTGCATCCTTTGATCGATGTGCTGGTTTACGTTCAGGATCAGCCGGGCGCCATTGCGCGTATGTCCAATGCGCTGGCCGCCAGAGGAATCGATATCCGGGATATTGAATTGTTAAAAGTGCGCGAAAAAGAAGGCGGCGTTTTTCGCATTTCGTTTGATAATTATCAGCAAGCCAGCGAGGCCATTGAAATTTTGAATGCCAACAAGTTCAGGGCCTTTTTAAGAGATTAA